A genome region from Blautia coccoides includes the following:
- a CDS encoding DUF5717 family protein — MKRRIEQLINGRFEYEVPSLLLSMEEIRERTKAGENIRGKLIIAAENGSRIKGIAYSSHRRFLLGKERFTGEKIEIPYGADVKGLNPGDSFEGEVVLSTSIGEHRIPFHIQVEPCRIKTSAGSIRDLDAFAELAKKDFKEAYHLFLDDSFPELLKEEQEVLPYYYAMAKNPVTWQHLEEFLIGTGKKEPVKLHLEQEKLEIYEVQSSLMDSVRVRRSGWGYLKASVSVEGDFLEVEKKSIRDEDFIGSVYELEYIIRRENLGRGRNYGRICIKTVYQTLVYEVMASKSGKIQVNVTAYEKKKKLELLRDYLDHSLEKLSKSQWESKTLELLIELRETGHYTTEHQLFEVWFYHECGEDGKAREAFDKLKDNSRIQAEEELEGVYLYLEDILGCSQDIREKMVVRLHQLYQRREDSFLLLYLLLKTDSEQVRTQSKKIYLLEEQYRTGCRSPFLYLEACRIAAGDGALLRRISPFTIQVLLFAMRHDIMTEEMAFRATDLAGQMKDFSRKVYEILEYIYEKFPSTAVVRSICMLIMKGDPRKKEYFRWYELAVEKELKITRLYEYYIETMSRNYQKMLPRMIRMYFSYNNTLSDAKKAFVYSNVIRNKEVDKTTYLSYKSSMEQFACEKLKEGRMNEDFAVVYQEFCLNSHDPAVKRALAKVLFTHRLYCDDPKIRRVIVRHAAFREEQTYTCTDKVAYVSIYTPDARIVFEDDRQRRYIQTIDYNIQPLLERKELARQLLAEGIRTPGLLLYTCGELNHENPITRENISCIQDVSGEECFSEDYRQRVRRRLLLYYEEHMDNDNLKDYLREMDFHSFAKVNKSLLITILIKQGMYVGAYDLLCEYGYEEIDPRDLLRLCSRMILNLEFEYEEELLLLAHHIFRENTYDEVVLEYLTKYFEGPVDEMIRVWERSMGFSIEAYELEEDILTYSMFTRIYHPKDAAVLKDYVKLSGKEQVILAYLSFASFQYFVGGKEAEEFIFRSLEHVRKKGWEYDIVCDLALLKYYAEDNKWEESRVETARSILTICARTGLKFAFFQELPRTLLQRMQLEDKVFAQCQASPRADVTIYYRMLQADREPGEFKKEPLKNLYQGIYNKEFILFYGEVLEYYFTVSAGGEVKETGKNKLTVPEAKLEGTTKYQMINRMLAAKQQGREQELMELLGQYRQQEAWVSSLFELIE, encoded by the coding sequence TTGAAGAGAAGAATAGAACAACTGATAAATGGAAGATTTGAATACGAGGTTCCAAGCCTTTTGCTGTCCATGGAAGAGATCAGGGAGCGCACAAAGGCAGGGGAAAATATCAGGGGAAAGCTGATAATAGCAGCAGAGAACGGGAGTCGCATAAAAGGGATCGCCTATTCTTCCCATCGCCGTTTTCTTCTGGGAAAAGAGCGTTTTACCGGGGAGAAGATAGAGATTCCGTACGGAGCTGATGTAAAAGGCCTGAATCCCGGGGATTCCTTTGAGGGAGAAGTGGTGCTGAGTACCAGCATCGGTGAGCACAGGATCCCCTTTCATATACAGGTAGAGCCCTGCCGCATCAAGACGTCAGCCGGCTCCATCAGGGACTTGGATGCCTTTGCAGAGCTGGCGAAAAAGGATTTTAAAGAGGCGTACCACCTGTTTTTGGACGATTCCTTTCCGGAACTTCTGAAAGAGGAACAGGAGGTTCTGCCTTACTATTATGCCATGGCCAAGAACCCTGTGACCTGGCAGCATCTGGAGGAATTCCTCATCGGTACAGGCAAAAAAGAGCCTGTGAAACTTCATCTGGAGCAGGAAAAGCTGGAGATTTATGAGGTGCAAAGCTCTCTTATGGACAGCGTCCGTGTGCGCAGAAGCGGATGGGGATATCTGAAGGCCAGTGTGAGTGTGGAAGGCGATTTTCTGGAAGTGGAGAAAAAGTCCATCCGGGACGAGGATTTTATCGGCAGCGTTTATGAGCTGGAGTATATTATTCGCAGAGAGAACCTGGGCCGGGGCAGGAATTACGGCAGGATCTGTATCAAAACCGTTTACCAGACCCTTGTATACGAGGTCATGGCTTCCAAGAGCGGCAAGATCCAGGTCAATGTCACGGCTTATGAGAAGAAAAAGAAACTGGAGCTTTTAAGGGATTATCTGGATCACAGCCTGGAAAAATTGTCAAAAAGCCAGTGGGAGAGTAAGACCTTAGAACTTCTCATCGAGCTTCGGGAGACCGGGCATTACACCACAGAACACCAGTTATTTGAAGTGTGGTTCTACCATGAATGCGGGGAGGACGGCAAAGCAAGAGAAGCCTTTGATAAGCTGAAGGACAACAGCCGGATCCAGGCTGAGGAGGAGTTAGAAGGGGTTTATCTCTATCTGGAGGACATATTGGGCTGCAGCCAGGATATCCGGGAGAAGATGGTAGTGCGTCTCCATCAGCTTTACCAGCGCAGGGAGGACAGCTTCCTTCTGCTGTATCTCCTGCTGAAGACGGACTCCGAACAGGTGCGGACCCAGTCCAAGAAGATCTATCTGCTGGAGGAGCAGTACAGAACCGGCTGCAGAAGCCCGTTTCTCTATCTGGAAGCGTGCCGCATTGCAGCAGGGGACGGGGCACTGCTGCGCAGGATCAGCCCCTTTACCATCCAGGTGCTGCTCTTTGCCATGCGGCATGACATTATGACAGAGGAGATGGCTTTTAGAGCTACAGACCTGGCCGGACAGATGAAGGACTTCAGCCGGAAGGTATACGAGATCCTGGAATATATCTATGAGAAATTTCCATCTACAGCCGTGGTGCGCTCCATCTGTATGCTGATCATGAAGGGAGATCCCAGGAAGAAGGAATACTTCCGCTGGTATGAGCTGGCAGTGGAAAAAGAGCTGAAGATCACAAGGCTGTATGAGTATTATATTGAGACCATGAGCCGCAATTACCAGAAGATGCTTCCGCGCATGATCCGCATGTATTTCAGCTATAACAATACCTTGAGTGACGCGAAAAAAGCCTTTGTGTACAGCAATGTGATACGCAATAAGGAAGTGGACAAGACCACTTATCTAAGCTATAAAAGCAGTATGGAACAGTTTGCCTGCGAGAAGCTCAAAGAGGGCAGGATGAATGAGGATTTCGCTGTTGTGTATCAGGAATTCTGTTTGAATTCCCATGATCCCGCAGTGAAGAGAGCTCTTGCTAAGGTGCTTTTCACCCACAGACTTTACTGTGATGATCCCAAGATACGCCGGGTGATCGTCCGTCATGCGGCCTTCCGGGAAGAACAGACGTATACCTGTACGGACAAAGTGGCCTATGTGTCCATTTACACGCCGGACGCCAGGATCGTCTTTGAGGACGACAGGCAGAGACGTTATATCCAGACCATAGATTACAATATCCAGCCTCTTCTGGAGAGAAAAGAACTGGCAAGACAGCTTTTGGCTGAAGGGATCAGGACCCCCGGACTTCTGCTCTACACCTGCGGTGAGCTGAACCACGAGAATCCCATAACAAGAGAGAACATTTCCTGCATCCAGGATGTTTCCGGGGAGGAATGCTTCTCTGAGGATTACAGGCAGAGAGTGCGCAGACGTCTGCTTCTCTACTACGAGGAGCATATGGACAACGACAATCTGAAGGATTATCTGAGAGAGATGGATTTTCACAGCTTTGCAAAGGTCAACAAGAGCCTGCTCATCACCATTTTGATCAAACAGGGGATGTATGTGGGAGCTTATGATCTGTTGTGTGAATACGGGTATGAGGAGATAGACCCGAGAGACCTGCTTAGGCTGTGCAGCCGTATGATACTCAATCTGGAGTTTGAATACGAGGAGGAGCTGCTTTTACTGGCTCACCATATATTCAGGGAGAATACCTATGATGAGGTGGTCCTTGAATATCTGACCAAGTATTTTGAAGGACCTGTAGACGAGATGATCCGGGTATGGGAGCGCTCCATGGGATTTTCCATAGAGGCGTATGAGCTGGAGGAAGACATTCTGACATACAGTATGTTTACCAGGATCTATCATCCAAAAGACGCTGCAGTCCTGAAAGATTACGTAAAATTAAGCGGCAAGGAACAGGTGATACTGGCATATTTAAGCTTTGCGTCTTTCCAGTATTTTGTGGGGGGAAAAGAGGCGGAGGAGTTTATTTTCCGCTCATTGGAGCATGTGAGGAAAAAAGGATGGGAGTACGATATTGTATGTGACCTGGCCCTTCTCAAATACTATGCGGAGGATAATAAATGGGAAGAAAGCAGGGTGGAGACAGCCCGTTCCATTCTGACCATATGTGCCAGGACAGGGCTTAAATTCGCCTTCTTCCAGGAGCTTCCCAGAACTCTTTTGCAGAGAATGCAGCTTGAAGACAAGGTGTTTGCCCAGTGTCAGGCCAGTCCCAGGGCGGATGTGACCATTTACTACCGCATGCTACAGGCAGACAGGGAGCCGGGAGAGTTCAAAAAAGAACCTCTGAAAAATCTGTATCAGGGTATTTATAATAAAGAATTTATCCTGTTTTACGGTGAGGTTCTGGAGTATTACTTTACTGTCTCAGCGGGCGGGGAAGTTAAAGAGACCGGAAAGAACAAGCTCACTGTTCCGGAGGCAAAGCTGGAGGGGACTACCAAGTACCAGATGATCAACCGTATGCTGGCGGCGAAACAGCAGGGGAGAGAGCAGGAGCTTATGGAACTGCTTGGACAGTACAGGCAGCAGGAAGCGTGGGTTTCCTCTCTCTTTGAACTGATAGAATAA
- a CDS encoding DUF5716 family protein, with translation MNETRNIIAGLELGKEFSQICYYDRKEKEPVSISVKTGSNQYTFSTRLSKRPRTEVWHFGMEADYFSMHEGEIPVDNLLEIWAQGEPVEIDGGWYRPEELLEIYLKGCLSVLGVAEPARQIKTLMITVPDLNRVLVRKLQRVCSRLKFTSGQVLLQDYEESFYYYVMSKRLDNWNRMTGLFTFEKGKVSFSRMVVDSQKKPMLVTVEHGKTITLPEDPDQKDVDFYQLIADSCGNDTYAGIYLVGNGFSKEWAVRSVPLLCKNQRHVYYGNNMYVKGACYAARERTEEKLLGTYLYVGNALVQNHVSMEMLVQGAKKNYTVAEAGRNWYETEHEFELLLDGREDLEFMVKPMEGGEVRHYCMKLPGLPKRPDRTTRLRVHVMYESADTCIILVQDLGFGEMFPSSGLMWTERAAW, from the coding sequence ATGAATGAGACAAGAAATATTATTGCAGGCCTGGAACTGGGAAAGGAATTTTCCCAGATCTGCTATTATGACAGAAAAGAAAAAGAGCCTGTCTCCATTTCCGTGAAGACAGGCAGCAATCAGTATACATTTTCAACCAGGCTTTCCAAAAGGCCCAGAACAGAGGTGTGGCACTTCGGTATGGAGGCGGATTATTTTTCCATGCATGAGGGGGAAATCCCGGTGGACAACCTGCTGGAAATCTGGGCACAGGGAGAACCGGTGGAGATAGACGGGGGCTGGTACAGACCCGAGGAATTGCTGGAAATCTATCTAAAGGGCTGCCTGTCCGTTCTGGGTGTAGCAGAGCCGGCAAGACAGATCAAAACGCTGATGATAACCGTTCCGGACCTGAACCGGGTGCTGGTGCGCAAGCTTCAGAGAGTGTGCAGCCGTCTGAAATTCACCTCCGGACAGGTGCTTCTGCAGGATTATGAGGAGAGCTTTTACTATTATGTGATGAGCAAGAGACTGGACAACTGGAACCGGATGACAGGACTTTTCACATTTGAAAAGGGAAAGGTTTCTTTCTCCCGCATGGTGGTTGACAGCCAGAAAAAACCCATGCTGGTCACAGTGGAGCACGGTAAGACCATAACCCTTCCCGAAGACCCGGACCAGAAAGATGTGGATTTTTATCAGCTTATAGCGGATTCCTGCGGCAATGATACATATGCGGGAATATATCTGGTAGGTAACGGCTTTTCAAAGGAGTGGGCAGTGAGAAGCGTGCCCCTTCTGTGCAAGAACCAGCGCCATGTATATTATGGAAATAATATGTATGTGAAGGGCGCCTGCTACGCGGCAAGAGAGCGGACAGAGGAGAAGCTTCTGGGCACATATCTGTATGTGGGAAATGCTCTGGTGCAGAACCATGTGAGCATGGAAATGCTGGTCCAGGGGGCAAAAAAGAATTATACAGTTGCTGAAGCGGGAAGAAACTGGTATGAGACAGAGCATGAGTTTGAACTGCTTCTGGACGGCAGAGAGGATCTGGAATTCATGGTGAAGCCTATGGAGGGCGGGGAAGTCAGACATTACTGCATGAAGCTGCCGGGACTTCCGAAAAGGCCTGACAGGACTACAAGACTCAGGGTACATGTCATGTATGAATCTGCGGACACCTGCATTATTCTGGTGCAGGATCTGGGATTCGGGGAGATGTTCCCCTCAAGCGGCCTGATGTGGACCGAGAGAGCAGCGTGGTAG
- a CDS encoding tetratricopeptide repeat protein encodes MSGYILCQIKRASLPFYIENISTNIYSIEELCYYLYHNIYLLDETIINEHLCDWIKNELGLLKLYQKLYRILEEERGAGDFILAVFREINYLTHEQFKKLNEELVVLEQLPDVARKKKKGDYLVDNRMFVNAIRIYEDALRSVDTGGLGGQYEGEIYHNMGCAYLHLFQMDEAKSCFEKAYEKLHTKRILKHYLCACRMIMEEAQWQGECARMGADLETCREIRKEMESQKAADSQEKQEDIGAVLEKYTKEYHRSTGF; translated from the coding sequence ATGAGCGGATACATATTATGTCAGATAAAGCGGGCTTCCCTTCCGTTTTATATTGAGAACATCAGCACGAATATCTACAGCATAGAAGAATTATGTTATTATCTCTACCACAACATTTATCTGCTGGACGAGACGATCATCAATGAGCATCTCTGCGACTGGATAAAGAACGAGCTGGGACTTTTAAAGCTCTACCAGAAGCTGTACCGGATCCTGGAGGAGGAGCGGGGGGCAGGGGATTTTATCCTGGCTGTATTCAGGGAGATCAATTACCTGACCCATGAGCAGTTTAAAAAGCTGAATGAGGAACTTGTTGTTTTGGAACAGCTTCCCGATGTGGCGCGCAAGAAGAAAAAAGGTGACTATCTGGTTGACAACAGAATGTTCGTAAATGCCATACGAATTTACGAGGACGCACTCCGAAGTGTGGATACCGGAGGCCTGGGTGGACAGTATGAGGGAGAGATTTATCACAATATGGGCTGTGCCTATCTGCATCTTTTCCAGATGGATGAGGCCAAGTCCTGTTTTGAAAAGGCATATGAAAAGCTTCACACCAAACGGATCCTGAAGCATTATCTGTGTGCCTGCAGGATGATCATGGAAGAGGCCCAGTGGCAGGGAGAATGTGCCAGAATGGGTGCGGATCTTGAGACCTGCAGGGAGATCCGGAAAGAGATGGAATCCCAAAAAGCTGCCGATTCCCAGGAGAAGCAGGAGGATATAGGGGCTGTTTTGGAAAAATACACAAAAGAATACCACAGAAGCACCGGATTTTAG
- the purC gene encoding phosphoribosylaminoimidazolesuccinocarboxamide synthase, whose amino-acid sequence MKKLEQLYEGKAKKVFATDVDGVVIVDYKDDATAFNGEKKGTIVGKGAINNRMTNYVFQQLEKEGVPTHFVEELSDRETAVKKVSIVPLEVIVRNVAAGSFSKRMGVEEGKQLLCPILEFSYKDDDLGDPFINDDYALALGLATQEEIDTIKNYTRKINEFLIKYFLNAGMKLIDFKIEFGKLADGTIILADEISPDTCRLWDVETNEKLDKDRFRRDMGNVEEAYNEVFKRLGLA is encoded by the coding sequence GTGAAGAAGTTAGAACAGCTTTATGAAGGAAAAGCAAAGAAAGTATTTGCAACAGACGTAGACGGCGTTGTGATCGTAGATTACAAAGATGATGCCACAGCATTCAACGGCGAGAAAAAAGGCACGATCGTAGGCAAAGGCGCTATCAACAACCGCATGACCAACTATGTTTTCCAGCAGCTGGAAAAGGAAGGCGTACCGACTCACTTCGTAGAAGAACTGAGCGACCGTGAGACAGCCGTAAAAAAAGTGAGCATCGTTCCTTTAGAGGTTATTGTTCGTAACGTGGCTGCAGGAAGCTTCTCCAAGAGAATGGGAGTGGAAGAGGGCAAACAGCTTCTCTGCCCGATCTTAGAGTTCAGCTACAAAGATGATGACCTGGGCGACCCCTTCATCAATGACGACTATGCACTGGCATTAGGACTGGCTACACAGGAAGAAATCGACACCATTAAAAATTATACAAGAAAGATCAACGAATTCCTGATCAAATATTTCCTGAATGCAGGAATGAAGCTGATCGATTTCAAAATTGAATTCGGTAAATTAGCAGACGGAACTATCATCCTGGCGGACGAGATTTCACCGGATACCTGCCGTCTGTGGGATGTGGAAACAAACGAGAAGCTGGACAAAGACCGTTTCAGAAGAGACATGGGCAATGTAGAAGAGGCATACAACGAAGTATTCAAACGTCTGGGCCTGGCTTGA
- the purB gene encoding adenylosuccinate lyase → MSTDRYQSPLSERYASKEMQYIFSPDMKFRTWRRLWIALAETEKELGLNITQEQIDELKAHVDDINYDVAKEREKQVRHDVMSHVYAYGVQCPKAKGIIHLGATSCYVGDNTDIIVMTEALKLVKKKLINVIAELAKFADEHKALPTLAFTHFQPAQPTTVGKRATLWMQEFMLDLEDLDYVISTMKLLGSKGTTGTQASFLELFDGDQETIDKIDPMIAEKMGFKECYPVSGQTYSRKVDTRVLNVLAGIAASAHKFSNDIRLLQHLKEVEEPFEKSQIGSSAMAYKRNPMRSERIASLSRFVMVDALNPAVTSATQWFERTLDDSANKRLSVPEGFLAIDGILDLCLNVVDGLVVYQKVIEKRLRSELPFMATENIMMDAVKAGGDRQELHERIRELSMEAGKNVKVEGKENNLLELIAADPAFNMSLEDLQKTMEPSRYTGRAQVQVEAFLKNVVQPVLDDNKEILGMTAEINV, encoded by the coding sequence ATGAGTACAGATAGATATCAAAGCCCATTATCCGAGCGTTACGCCAGCAAAGAAATGCAGTACATTTTCTCACCGGACATGAAGTTCCGCACATGGAGAAGACTGTGGATCGCACTGGCAGAGACAGAGAAAGAGCTGGGATTAAATATTACCCAGGAACAGATCGACGAGTTGAAAGCCCATGTGGATGACATCAACTACGACGTGGCAAAAGAGAGAGAAAAACAGGTACGCCATGACGTTATGTCACATGTATACGCATACGGCGTTCAGTGTCCAAAAGCAAAAGGGATCATCCATCTGGGAGCAACCTCCTGCTATGTAGGCGACAACACAGATATTATTGTGATGACAGAAGCTCTGAAGCTGGTCAAGAAGAAACTGATCAATGTCATCGCAGAGCTTGCAAAGTTTGCGGACGAGCACAAAGCCCTTCCGACTCTGGCATTTACGCATTTCCAGCCGGCACAGCCCACCACAGTAGGTAAGAGAGCGACCCTGTGGATGCAGGAATTTATGCTTGATCTGGAAGATCTGGATTACGTTATCAGCACTATGAAGCTGTTGGGATCCAAGGGAACCACAGGTACACAGGCCAGTTTCCTGGAGCTGTTTGACGGGGACCAGGAGACCATTGACAAGATCGATCCCATGATCGCAGAGAAGATGGGATTTAAGGAGTGTTATCCTGTATCCGGACAGACTTATTCCAGAAAAGTGGACACCAGAGTGCTGAATGTACTGGCAGGTATCGCGGCCAGTGCTCACAAGTTCTCCAATGACATCAGACTTCTGCAGCACTTAAAAGAAGTGGAAGAGCCATTCGAGAAGAGCCAGATCGGTTCCTCAGCCATGGCTTATAAGAGAAACCCCATGAGAAGTGAGCGTATTGCATCCCTGTCACGTTTTGTTATGGTGGATGCTTTGAATCCGGCTGTCACTTCCGCTACCCAGTGGTTTGAGAGAACTTTGGATGACTCGGCAAACAAACGTCTCTCCGTTCCGGAAGGCTTCCTGGCCATTGACGGTATCCTGGATCTGTGCCTGAACGTGGTGGACGGCCTTGTGGTATATCAAAAAGTTATTGAAAAACGTCTGAGAAGTGAGCTTCCGTTCATGGCAACAGAGAATATCATGATGGATGCTGTAAAAGCAGGCGGAGACCGCCAGGAGCTTCACGAGAGAATCCGCGAGCTTTCCATGGAAGCGGGCAAAAATGTAAAAGTGGAAGGAAAAGAGAACAACCTTCTGGAGTTGATCGCCGCTGATCCTGCATTCAATATGAGCCTGGAAGACCTGCAGAAGACCATGGAGCCGTCCCGCTATACAGGACGTGCCCAGGTACAGGTGGAGGCGTTCCTGAAAAATGTTGTGCAGCCGGTACTGGACGACAACAAAGAAATCCTGGGAATGACTGCAGAGATCAACGTATAA
- a CDS encoding Na+/H+ antiporter NhaC family protein — translation MKEQKRGNPIALLPIGVFLIIFIGAGILFHDFYTMPAIVGFLIALTVAFFQNRKVKFQEKVAIISKGIGEENIVTMCLIFLAAGAFSGSIKAAGGVESTVNLGLSIMPSSIAVVGLFIIGCFISISMGTSVGTITAMAPIGVGIAEKTGIPLPICMGAIVCGAMFGDNLSMISDTTIAAVRTQGCEMKDKFRENFFIVLPAAVITAVIFFIIARGNAGIIDDDLSFQIIKVIPYLVVLIGALIGINVFIVLITGTVLSLIVGVGTGAFAVSEMFQKMGDGITGMYDITVISIIVAAIVALVKEHGGIEYILNMIKKRINGERGGEFGISILALLVDCCTANNTVAIVMAGPIAKEISEEFKVSPKRSASLLDIFASVGQGMIPYGAQLLAAASLSGLTPIAIMPYLFYPILMGVSAIGFILFRRRELAG, via the coding sequence ATGAAGGAGCAAAAGCGGGGGAATCCTATAGCACTTTTGCCCATTGGGGTGTTCCTGATCATTTTTATCGGAGCAGGTATTCTGTTCCATGACTTTTATACTATGCCCGCGATCGTGGGATTTTTGATCGCGCTTACGGTGGCATTTTTCCAGAACCGAAAAGTGAAATTCCAGGAAAAGGTGGCAATCATCTCCAAGGGGATCGGTGAGGAGAATATTGTCACCATGTGCCTGATCTTTTTGGCAGCAGGAGCCTTTTCCGGGTCCATAAAAGCGGCGGGCGGTGTGGAGAGCACAGTCAATCTGGGACTTTCCATCATGCCGTCATCCATTGCTGTGGTAGGGCTTTTTATCATTGGCTGTTTTATCTCCATTTCTATGGGAACCAGTGTGGGTACCATCACAGCCATGGCGCCTATCGGCGTGGGGATCGCGGAGAAGACAGGTATCCCTCTTCCCATCTGCATGGGAGCTATTGTGTGCGGTGCCATGTTTGGTGACAACCTGTCCATGATATCAGATACCACAATTGCGGCTGTGAGGACACAGGGTTGTGAGATGAAGGACAAATTCAGGGAGAACTTTTTTATCGTTCTGCCTGCAGCGGTGATTACCGCTGTGATCTTCTTCATTATCGCCAGGGGAAATGCCGGGATCATTGACGACGATCTGAGTTTCCAGATCATCAAAGTAATTCCGTACCTGGTCGTTCTGATCGGCGCGCTCATCGGCATTAATGTGTTCATTGTGCTGATAACAGGTACTGTGCTGTCCCTTATTGTGGGAGTTGGCACAGGCGCGTTTGCAGTCAGCGAAATGTTCCAGAAGATGGGGGACGGCATCACCGGAATGTATGATATCACGGTGATATCTATTATCGTGGCGGCGATCGTGGCTTTAGTGAAGGAGCACGGTGGTATTGAGTATATCCTGAACATGATCAAGAAAAGGATCAACGGCGAGCGGGGCGGGGAGTTTGGTATCTCCATTCTGGCTCTGCTGGTGGACTGCTGTACAGCCAATAATACGGTGGCGATTGTTATGGCAGGTCCCATCGCAAAGGAGATCAGTGAGGAGTTCAAGGTGAGTCCAAAAAGGAGCGCATCCCTTCTGGACATCTTTGCATCCGTAGGCCAGGGAATGATCCCTTACGGCGCCCAGCTTCTGGCTGCTGCCAGTTTGTCCGGTCTGACGCCTATTGCGATCATGCCGTATCTGTTTTATCCTATTTTGATGGGGGTATCCGCAATCGGATTTATCCTTTTCCGCAGGAGAGAATTGGCGGGATAA
- a CDS encoding helix-turn-helix domain-containing protein: MFIQKKEYLKQEYQTFRDYSMYVERVTVNQDFMEHTHEFDEIVIVVSGSGEHLVEQQVYRLGRGDVFVIKGDVKHGFRNNKDLKIINIMYDPRLLFGENEELRFIEGFDYMFLIQPEWLPHLAYPYRVTMEDETVKVVEQLADFLIEQLRDARGQYYVAVKYGVKTLISYIANNYRTEQHLSDRMKILASAIHYIRSNLNTSIKVADIAKSVTISPRQLEHVFSEECGMSPIEYLTELRLKHARTILMNTQRPIRIVAEESGFEDPSYFARVYKKRFHLSPSQTRRQNGEMSE; encoded by the coding sequence ATGTTCATACAAAAGAAAGAATATTTGAAACAGGAATATCAGACGTTCCGGGATTACAGTATGTATGTGGAGCGGGTCACAGTGAACCAGGATTTTATGGAGCATACCCATGAATTTGATGAGATCGTGATCGTGGTGTCAGGTTCAGGAGAGCATCTTGTGGAACAGCAGGTGTACCGCCTTGGAAGAGGCGATGTATTTGTCATCAAGGGAGACGTGAAGCATGGGTTTAGAAATAATAAGGATCTGAAAATAATAAATATTATGTATGATCCCCGGCTGCTCTTCGGTGAGAATGAAGAACTACGTTTTATAGAGGGCTTTGACTATATGTTTCTTATCCAGCCGGAATGGCTGCCCCATCTGGCATACCCCTATCGTGTTACCATGGAGGATGAAACAGTAAAGGTGGTGGAACAGTTGGCGGATTTTCTGATAGAACAGCTCAGGGATGCCAGAGGTCAGTATTATGTGGCAGTAAAATATGGGGTTAAGACACTTATCTCCTACATTGCCAATAATTACAGGACAGAACAGCATCTGTCGGACAGAATGAAGATACTGGCCAGCGCCATTCATTATATCCGTTCTAATCTCAATACGTCCATTAAAGTTGCGGATATAGCCAAAAGTGTTACAATTTCCCCAAGACAGCTAGAGCATGTATTTTCGGAGGAGTGCGGCATGTCTCCCATCGAATATCTGACAGAGCTTCGTTTGAAGCATGCCAGAACGATTTTGATGAACACCCAGCGGCCCATCCGCATTGTGGCGGAGGAGTCAGGCTTTGAGGACCCCTCTTATTTTGCCAGGGTTTACAAAAAGAGATTTCATCTTTCACCCAGTCAGACAAGAAGGCAAAATGGGGAGATGTCGGAATAG